One window of the Kiritimatiellales bacterium genome contains the following:
- a CDS encoding tetrahydrofolate dehydrogenase/cyclohydrolase catalytic domain-containing protein, with the protein MAARILDGKAISQEIRDELKVKVSALRKKGIIPGLGVLLVGDDPASRSYVTAKERACQETGIFSREIHLPETATQQEILDVVKMFNDTPEINGILVQLPLPDSKMERSVIEAIRPDKDVDGFHPVNVGLAALGLPAYIPCTPRGVQEILKRSGIKTDGARVAIVGRSNIVGRPLMGLLSSKSEMGNATVTLCHTHTKNIGEVTKQADIIIAAAGRPDTITADMVKEGAVVIDVGVNRIKDATKKSGFRLVGDVDFSAVSQKAAAITPVPGGVGPMTITMLLSNTVDAAELHHNAGMK; encoded by the coding sequence ATGGCGGCAAGAATTCTGGACGGCAAGGCGATCTCGCAGGAAATTCGCGACGAACTGAAAGTTAAAGTTTCGGCGCTGCGCAAAAAAGGAATTATTCCGGGGCTTGGTGTACTGCTCGTCGGCGACGATCCGGCGTCGCGTTCATACGTGACGGCAAAAGAGCGCGCGTGTCAGGAAACCGGAATTTTTTCGCGCGAAATTCATCTGCCGGAGACAGCGACGCAGCAGGAAATTTTAGATGTGGTAAAAATGTTTAATGACACGCCGGAAATTAACGGAATCCTGGTTCAGCTTCCGCTGCCGGATTCGAAGATGGAACGGAGTGTAATTGAAGCGATTCGTCCCGATAAGGATGTCGACGGGTTCCATCCGGTGAACGTTGGTTTGGCGGCGCTCGGACTGCCGGCATATATTCCGTGTACACCGCGCGGTGTGCAGGAAATTCTGAAACGGTCCGGGATTAAAACAGACGGCGCGCGCGTGGCGATTGTCGGACGCAGTAATATTGTAGGCCGTCCACTGATGGGATTGCTGAGCAGTAAAAGTGAAATGGGCAATGCGACAGTGACGCTCTGTCATACGCATACAAAAAATATCGGTGAAGTCACAAAACAGGCTGACATCATCATTGCCGCAGCCGGAAGACCGGATACGATCACGGCGGACATGGTGAAAGAGGGTGCAGTGGTGATTGATGTCGGCGTGAACCGTATAAAAGATGCAACGAAGAAAAGCGGATTCCGTTTAGTCGGCGATGTGGATTTTTCAGCAGTCTCGCAGAAAGCGGCGGCGATTACACCGGTGCCCGGCGGCGTTGGCCCAATGACCATTACAATGCTGCTTTCAAATACGGTTGATGCGGCAGAGCTTCATCATAACGCGGGGATGAAATAA
- a CDS encoding BRO family protein has product MNEKKHAIKLFEKTHVRAVWDDESEKWWFSVLDIIGILTDQPDYEKCRNYWKWLKKKLIGEGSQLVSDTTQLKMQAADGKYYKTDAMNTEQVLRLVQSVPSKKAEPFKLWLAAVGSERIDETLDPELSIDRAIQNYRRLGYSENWINQRIKSIEVRKALTDEWDKSGVKQGEEYALLTDLMSRTWSGMSTREYKKYKGLKKENLRDNMTNTELVLNMLAEVAATDISAERQPGGFAESAEVAEEGAKAAKVAREQIEKSTGKKVVSPQSAKNSGQIPLKRAEKNKYDTGNFNCNSDDGTSDSGSNAEISVNDETF; this is encoded by the coding sequence ATGAATGAGAAAAAACACGCAATTAAACTGTTTGAAAAGACCCATGTTCGTGCCGTTTGGGATGACGAAAGCGAAAAATGGTGGTTTTCAGTTTTGGATATTATCGGTATTTTGACGGACCAGCCGGATTATGAAAAATGCCGGAACTACTGGAAATGGCTTAAGAAAAAGCTGATTGGCGAAGGAAGTCAGTTGGTTAGTGATACTACCCAACTGAAAATGCAGGCCGCCGATGGCAAGTATTATAAAACCGATGCAATGAACACTGAACAGGTTTTACGCCTTGTTCAATCCGTACCAAGTAAAAAAGCCGAACCGTTTAAGTTGTGGCTTGCAGCAGTCGGCTCGGAACGCATCGACGAAACGCTCGACCCCGAACTGTCAATTGATCGCGCAATACAAAATTACCGCCGGCTCGGTTACAGTGAAAACTGGATCAATCAGCGGATTAAATCAATTGAAGTCCGCAAAGCGCTGACGGATGAATGGGATAAAAGCGGCGTAAAACAAGGTGAAGAGTATGCTCTCCTTACCGATCTGATGAGCCGCACCTGGAGCGGAATGTCGACGCGCGAATACAAAAAATACAAAGGGCTGAAAAAAGAAAACCTCCGTGACAACATGACGAATACCGAACTGGTGCTTAATATGCTTGCAGAAGTTGCGGCGACCGATATCTCGGCTGAACGTCAGCCGGGCGGATTTGCAGAAAGTGCGGAAGTTGCAGAAGAGGGCGCAAAAGCAGCAAAAGTCGCTCGTGAACAGATTGAAAAAAGTACGGGCAAAAAAGTTGTCAGTCCGCAGAGCGCTAAAAACTCCGGGCAGATTCCTTTGAAACGTGCGGAGAAAAATAAATATGACACCGGAAATTTCAATTGTAATTCCGACGATGGGACGTCCGATTCTGGTTCAAACGCTGAAATCAGTGTTAACGATGAAACATTCTGA
- a CDS encoding LptF/LptG family permease codes for MRILNRYILFDYLVIFLSALGLITFVMTAGALIKAVDLMARGISAGLIVRFFIQNVPYILSFSMPISTLFAALLLFGRLSMDSEISAMKSCGISLWRLAAPLLLLSVLFTGICVYINCEISPAAKFANRKLLSTAGVEAPLNLLEEGRFIDDFPGLMIYVSKKTGNTVKDVVAYELNKDGSVRRNIRAASGDIEADNENRILTVKLYHVRIEMPDAEDPHDISKTTYVNAEYYPIRLDFNQLFKSDGKVSQKRNHTKSSELIKRIRKIDEDYVMLSPEKRQIEKTKLLVEANERISLAVSCFTFMLIGIPLGVKSHRRETSVGMILSLGIVFAYYFFIVIAESLTDYPALHPNLILWLPLVAAQLGGFWLIKRAS; via the coding sequence ATGCGAATTCTTAACCGCTATATTCTTTTCGATTACCTGGTGATTTTTCTGTCAGCGCTTGGCTTGATCACATTTGTGATGACTGCCGGTGCGCTGATTAAAGCTGTCGATTTGATGGCGCGCGGAATTTCCGCCGGATTAATTGTGCGATTTTTCATCCAGAACGTGCCGTATATCCTTTCGTTTTCAATGCCGATCAGCACGTTGTTTGCGGCGCTGCTGCTGTTCGGGCGGCTGTCAATGGACAGCGAGATCAGTGCTATGAAAAGCTGCGGCATCAGCCTGTGGCGGCTGGCTGCACCGCTGCTGCTGCTGTCCGTTCTATTCACCGGAATTTGTGTTTACATTAATTGCGAAATATCACCGGCAGCTAAATTTGCCAACCGGAAACTGCTAAGTACCGCCGGTGTTGAGGCACCGCTCAACCTGCTCGAAGAAGGAAGATTTATCGACGATTTTCCGGGGCTGATGATTTACGTCAGCAAAAAAACCGGTAATACAGTGAAAGATGTGGTGGCATACGAGTTGAATAAAGACGGCAGCGTGCGCCGGAATATCCGCGCTGCGTCCGGCGACATCGAGGCCGATAATGAAAACCGTATCCTCACTGTGAAACTGTATCATGTGCGCATTGAAATGCCGGATGCGGAAGATCCGCACGACATTTCCAAAACAACGTATGTGAATGCCGAATATTATCCGATCCGGCTGGATTTTAATCAGCTCTTTAAATCGGACGGGAAAGTCAGCCAGAAACGGAACCATACAAAATCGTCAGAACTGATTAAACGCATCCGCAAGATCGATGAAGATTACGTGATGCTGTCGCCGGAGAAACGGCAGATCGAAAAAACCAAACTGCTGGTTGAGGCGAACGAACGGATTTCCCTGGCAGTCAGTTGTTTCACGTTTATGCTGATTGGAATTCCACTGGGTGTAAAATCGCACCGCCGTGAAACTTCCGTTGGAATGATTCTCAGCCTCGGAATTGTATTCGCCTATTATTTTTTTATCGTCATCGCCGAATCGCTAACGGATTATCCGGCGCTGCATCCAAATCTGATTCTCTGGCTGCCGCTCGTTGCCGCACAGCTCGGCGGATTCTGGTTAATCAAGCGGGCGAGTTAA
- the waaF gene encoding lipopolysaccharide heptosyltransferase II: MNDSIVIVSTNWIGDVIMSLPAVQIFRAETPDVSITVLAKPCVKAVWEMCPAVDFVETMENPFVTARRLKAAHFSAAYIFPNSFRSAFIPFLARIPARIGLRGKWRRLMLTGTIALPNGHQQFEPMNILGVQGDPPPPELAVPERDIQAVKEKIKTAGNECLSQIITILPGAARGPAKRWPAENFAAVAKRLQAELNAQLILAGGPGDRPVCEEIASSAGGGILNFAGETTIAEWAALLKISRCAVSNDSGGMHLAAAVGTPVVAVFGITDPAKTGPLGTAAILQKSELKTRDIARNSEAAGRALAAITPAEVFNAVREQLTG, translated from the coding sequence ATGAATGATTCAATTGTCATAGTCAGCACAAACTGGATCGGCGATGTGATCATGAGCCTGCCGGCAGTGCAGATTTTCCGTGCCGAAACCCCGGATGTAAGCATTACGGTGCTGGCAAAACCGTGCGTAAAAGCTGTATGGGAAATGTGTCCGGCCGTCGATTTTGTTGAAACGATGGAAAATCCGTTTGTCACTGCACGCCGGTTGAAAGCCGCGCATTTTTCGGCGGCGTATATTTTTCCGAACTCATTCCGGTCGGCGTTCATTCCGTTTCTGGCGCGCATTCCGGCGCGCATTGGACTGCGGGGAAAATGGCGGCGGCTGATGCTCACCGGAACGATTGCGCTTCCAAACGGACATCAGCAGTTTGAGCCTATGAACATTCTCGGCGTGCAGGGCGATCCGCCGCCGCCGGAACTTGCTGTGCCGGAACGCGATATTCAAGCGGTGAAAGAAAAAATCAAAACCGCCGGAAATGAATGCCTGTCTCAGATTATTACAATTCTGCCCGGTGCGGCGCGCGGCCCGGCAAAACGCTGGCCGGCAGAAAATTTTGCGGCGGTGGCCAAACGTCTGCAGGCAGAACTCAATGCACAACTTATTCTCGCCGGCGGACCGGGCGACCGTCCGGTGTGCGAGGAAATTGCCTCAAGTGCCGGCGGTGGAATTTTGAATTTTGCCGGGGAAACGACGATTGCGGAATGGGCGGCGCTGCTGAAAATCAGCCGGTGCGCGGTGTCGAACGACAGCGGCGGAATGCATTTGGCAGCGGCGGTTGGAACGCCGGTGGTGGCAGTTTTTGGAATTACCGATCCGGCAAAAACCGGTCCGCTCGGAACGGCAGCCATACTGCAGAAGAGCGAATTAAAAACGCGCGACATTGCGCGCAACTCGGAGGCGGCGGGTCGTGCGCTTGCAGCGATAACACCGGCAGAAGTTTTCAATGCAGTGCGCGAACAGCTGACCGGTTAA
- a CDS encoding SIS domain-containing protein has translation MKKLLEKRFGEADAVLKAALVQCSDSIIRAADLIVKAYKNDHGVFLFGNGGSAADAQHVAGELNGRFLMERRPLKAQALVGDAATVTSIANDYGYEQIFAKQLRANAGAGDVAFGFTTSGNSKNVIKAFKTAREIDVKTIAMTGAGGGAIAELADVLIAVPSDHTPHIQEAGMVIYHCLCEQIEIALFGEGRG, from the coding sequence ATGAAAAAACTGCTGGAAAAACGCTTCGGTGAAGCGGACGCCGTGCTGAAAGCAGCACTTGTGCAGTGCAGTGATTCAATTATTCGCGCGGCGGATTTAATTGTGAAAGCATATAAAAATGATCACGGCGTTTTTTTATTTGGCAATGGCGGATCGGCGGCGGATGCGCAGCATGTTGCCGGTGAATTGAACGGACGGTTTTTAATGGAACGCAGACCGTTAAAAGCGCAGGCGCTGGTCGGTGATGCTGCAACGGTTACGAGTATCGCAAACGATTACGGGTACGAACAAATATTTGCAAAACAGCTGCGGGCAAACGCCGGCGCCGGCGATGTCGCGTTCGGATTCACCACCTCCGGCAATTCAAAAAATGTAATCAAAGCATTTAAAACCGCGCGCGAGATCGATGTAAAAACAATTGCAATGACCGGCGCCGGCGGCGGCGCGATTGCGGAACTGGCGGACGTGCTGATTGCTGTTCCGTCAGACCATACGCCGCACATACAGGAAGCCGGCATGGTGATTTATCATTGTCTGTGTGAGCAGATTGAAATCGCGCTGTTTGGAGAAGGAAGGGGATAG
- a CDS encoding PfkB family carbohydrate kinase produces the protein MKNTIQQILERTRGCRILVAGDIMIDVYDFCYTEHSRPSPESPEKFVYTANRSERMLGGAGNVAANISSLGAQAWLLSICGDDGNALEARRLCETAGVRHSLSTDFSRPTTIKTRLYIDDHYLLRRDNELVHSVSTGVAAEICSEFARALEHVDAVIFSDYHKGFFTPENAQNMIVQCRQKNIPVIVDLKPANRGIFCGATVIAPNLKEAKEIFPAFNPAQAYDSMSGIYAVLGANEIAVTLGADGIMTFDGKTVTHIAGKKVAAVDPCGCGDTVRACLTLGLVSGLALPAAAEFANYAASLVIQKLGTATLAPDELLENIS, from the coding sequence ATGAAAAATACCATCCAGCAGATTCTTGAGCGCACGCGCGGCTGCCGGATTCTGGTTGCCGGCGATATCATGATAGACGTGTACGATTTCTGTTACACCGAGCACAGCCGTCCGTCGCCGGAATCGCCGGAAAAATTTGTATATACGGCAAACCGTTCCGAACGGATGCTCGGCGGCGCCGGCAATGTGGCGGCAAATATTTCGTCACTCGGCGCGCAGGCGTGGCTGCTTTCTATTTGCGGCGACGACGGCAACGCTCTCGAGGCGCGCCGGTTGTGTGAAACTGCCGGTGTGCGGCACAGCCTGTCCACTGACTTCTCGCGACCGACGACGATTAAAACGCGCCTGTACATCGACGATCATTATTTGCTCCGGCGCGACAATGAACTGGTGCACAGCGTCAGCACCGGCGTGGCTGCGGAAATCTGCAGCGAATTTGCGCGTGCGCTGGAGCACGTTGATGCCGTCATTTTCAGCGACTACCACAAAGGATTTTTTACGCCGGAGAACGCGCAGAATATGATTGTGCAGTGCCGCCAAAAAAATATTCCGGTAATTGTCGATTTAAAACCGGCGAACCGCGGAATTTTTTGCGGCGCCACTGTGATTGCGCCGAACCTTAAAGAGGCTAAAGAAATTTTTCCGGCATTTAATCCGGCGCAGGCGTATGATTCCATGTCCGGAATTTATGCCGTGCTCGGTGCAAACGAAATTGCAGTTACGCTCGGCGCCGACGGAATTATGACGTTCGACGGCAAAACCGTTACACACATTGCCGGGAAAAAAGTTGCAGCGGTGGACCCCTGCGGTTGCGGCGACACGGTGCGCGCATGTTTGACACTTGGACTGGTCAGCGGACTTGCACTGCCGGCAGCGGCGGAGTTTGCCAACTATGCCGCGTCGCTCGTTATTCAAAAACTCGGGACGGCCACGCTGGCGCCGGATGAACTGCTGGAGAACATATCATGA
- the rfaD gene encoding ADP-glyceromanno-heptose 6-epimerase translates to MIKFIVTGGAGFIGSQLVRELNALGENELLIVDELGESEKWKNLVGLVYEDYIDKDDLFDYLDGVKLKNVQAVYHLGACSATTETDAGYLAYNNYHYTRALCETCLDEKIRFIYASSAATYGDGTLGYSDADSATPQFRPLNMYGYSKQMFDLWALRSGALKSIAGLKYFNVYGPGEAHKDDMRSVVHKSYEQILATGRVQLFKSHRPDCKDGEQVRDFIYVKDAVDMTLWLGAHAGVSGLFNCGTGVPRTWIDLVTAVFHAMNIPVNIEFIDMPAHLQDKYQYYTCADMNKIRAAGYPAQFHSVEDGVRDYVQNCLMQQV, encoded by the coding sequence ATGATTAAATTTATTGTTACCGGTGGAGCGGGATTTATCGGCAGTCAGCTGGTGCGCGAACTGAATGCGCTCGGGGAAAATGAACTGCTGATCGTCGATGAGCTGGGCGAAAGCGAAAAGTGGAAAAATCTGGTCGGGCTGGTGTATGAGGATTACATCGACAAGGATGATCTCTTTGATTACCTCGACGGTGTTAAATTAAAAAATGTACAGGCGGTGTATCACCTTGGTGCGTGCAGCGCGACAACGGAAACGGACGCCGGCTATCTGGCGTACAATAATTATCATTATACACGCGCGCTGTGTGAAACCTGTCTGGATGAAAAGATCCGCTTTATTTATGCGTCAAGCGCTGCGACGTACGGCGACGGTACTCTTGGCTATTCGGATGCCGATTCGGCAACGCCGCAATTCCGCCCGCTGAATATGTACGGCTATTCAAAGCAGATGTTTGATTTGTGGGCGCTGCGCAGCGGCGCGCTGAAATCCATCGCCGGCTTAAAATACTTTAATGTCTATGGTCCCGGTGAAGCGCACAAAGACGATATGCGGTCGGTGGTGCACAAATCGTATGAACAGATTTTAGCGACCGGCAGGGTGCAGCTCTTTAAATCGCACCGGCCGGACTGCAAAGACGGCGAGCAGGTGCGCGATTTTATTTATGTGAAAGACGCGGTGGATATGACGCTGTGGCTTGGTGCTCACGCCGGCGTCAGCGGGCTCTTCAACTGCGGCACCGGTGTGCCGCGCACGTGGATTGATCTGGTGACGGCGGTGTTTCATGCGATGAACATTCCGGTGAATATTGAGTTCATTGATATGCCGGCGCATCTGCAGGATAAATATCAATACTACACCTGTGCCGATATGAATAAAATCCGCGCCGCCGGCTATCCGGCGCAGTTCCATTCCGTTGAGGATGGCGTGCGCGATTACGTTCAGAACTGTTTAATGCAGCAGGTATGA
- a CDS encoding ABC transporter ATP-binding protein, translating into MKKIKIKLPEMVRVFGPYYKYLWNVKWQFAGAILLGVLNGLTNGFGVPVLLWQVLPKVFGDTPPGGTLLIGIILLFPAVGIVRGATDFFSSYLSTYCGIRVLIQIQSRMYRKLQELPLGFYNKSRVGDLMARIGGDAAAVQGVITNVSKDIISQPIQFFGALVALVFMSVQKKESIFILFALAIVPLCMYPIRMFGKRLRAKAKKAQATAGSLSTAINENLGAVREVRAFNLQDAETVKFTERMEYLARLSLKRTKYSKLLPPLLEFVATCSVAVGICYAAASGLTLDNMLPLLAALYFTYQPIKKFGSIHNEIKQGEASVERVEYVLQMPDSVPDTESPVPFDVEKTDIQFDCVRFEYDAGMPVLYDLNATVPAGSVVALVGPSGAGKTTFVNLIPRFYDVATGAIKIGGVDLRQFCKYDLRDHISIVSQDTVLFNDTILNNIRLGRLTATDAEVEEAAKHAFAHNFIMSFNEGYHTLVGERGTRLSGGQKQRIAIARAFLRNAPILILDEATSALDSESEEMVQKALVNLVQNRTVFIIAHRFSTIKLADRIMVFEKGVLRADGTHAELYVSDELYRSLYDRQFIK; encoded by the coding sequence ATGAAAAAAATCAAAATCAAACTGCCGGAAATGGTGCGTGTTTTCGGCCCGTATTATAAATATCTTTGGAATGTAAAATGGCAGTTTGCCGGTGCAATTCTTTTAGGCGTTTTAAACGGGTTGACAAACGGGTTCGGTGTTCCGGTCTTACTCTGGCAGGTTTTACCGAAAGTTTTCGGGGATACTCCGCCAGGCGGCACTCTGCTTATCGGTATTATTCTGTTGTTTCCGGCAGTTGGAATTGTCCGCGGGGCGACAGATTTTTTCAGTTCTTATCTCTCAACATACTGTGGAATCCGGGTGCTGATTCAGATTCAGAGCAGAATGTACCGCAAACTTCAGGAACTTCCGCTGGGCTTTTATAACAAATCCAGGGTCGGCGATCTGATGGCACGAATCGGCGGTGATGCAGCAGCAGTGCAAGGCGTTATAACGAATGTTTCGAAAGATATCATCTCCCAGCCAATACAATTTTTTGGAGCGTTAGTTGCGTTAGTTTTTATGTCGGTGCAAAAGAAGGAATCCATATTCATTCTTTTTGCATTGGCGATCGTTCCGCTTTGTATGTATCCGATCCGCATGTTTGGGAAACGGTTAAGGGCCAAAGCAAAAAAAGCGCAGGCGACTGCCGGCAGTCTTTCTACCGCAATTAATGAAAATCTTGGTGCAGTCAGGGAAGTCCGTGCATTTAATCTTCAGGATGCGGAAACAGTAAAATTTACAGAACGCATGGAGTATCTCGCGCGCCTCAGTCTGAAAAGAACCAAATATTCCAAACTGCTGCCGCCGCTTTTAGAGTTTGTTGCGACCTGTTCTGTAGCCGTAGGAATTTGCTATGCTGCGGCATCGGGTCTAACCCTGGATAACATGCTCCCGCTGCTGGCGGCGCTTTATTTTACCTATCAGCCGATTAAAAAATTCGGATCAATTCATAATGAAATCAAACAAGGGGAGGCATCGGTTGAGCGCGTTGAATATGTGCTGCAAATGCCGGACAGCGTGCCGGATACTGAAAGTCCGGTACCGTTTGATGTAGAAAAAACAGATATTCAGTTCGATTGCGTCCGGTTTGAATATGACGCCGGTATGCCGGTGCTGTACGATTTAAACGCAACGGTTCCGGCGGGCAGTGTGGTTGCGCTGGTCGGGCCGAGCGGCGCCGGAAAAACTACTTTTGTGAATTTGATTCCGCGTTTTTACGATGTTGCTACCGGTGCAATAAAAATCGGCGGCGTTGATCTGCGTCAGTTCTGCAAATATGATTTACGCGATCATATTTCTATCGTTTCGCAGGACACCGTTTTGTTTAACGACACCATTCTGAACAACATCCGCCTCGGCCGGTTAACTGCTACAGATGCCGAAGTTGAGGAAGCCGCGAAACATGCGTTCGCACACAACTTTATTATGTCATTCAACGAAGGCTATCATACGCTTGTCGGCGAACGCGGCACGCGGCTGTCCGGCGGACAGAAACAACGCATTGCGATTGCGCGCGCATTTTTGCGTAATGCGCCGATCCTCATTCTCGATGAAGCCACCTCCGCACTCGACTCCGAAAGCGAAGAGATGGTGCAGAAAGCGCTGGTTAATCTCGTGCAGAATCGCACAGTCTTCATTATCGCCCACCGCTTCAGCACCATCAAACTTGCCGACCGGATTATGGTTTTTGAAAAAGGAGTTCTGCGCGCCGACGGAACACACGCCGAACTTTACGTCTCCGATGAACTTTATCGCAGCCTTTACGACCGTCAGTTTATTAAATAA
- a CDS encoding class I SAM-dependent methyltransferase produces the protein MQFYERAYGQRETNAVVEISGKFIQRWLRPHDQNIKMLDIGCGTMNISNQITQSIKKYNPQVQNIEITGWDVSETAINIARKKEYNAQVCDITCPIESIKERYDVVCLFEVLEHITDTDQAVKNIHSLLKDDGVFLLSVPNLAAWYNRIFLLFGMQPHCAELSYERSRFGNWFTGWIFSDSIDVVAGHLRAFTWRGLRDFLRYHGFSVLGVKGISNHRLDILSKIIATCFPKSSGNICVIAKKTDRK, from the coding sequence ATGCAGTTTTATGAAAGAGCATATGGACAGCGAGAAACAAATGCTGTCGTGGAAATTTCAGGAAAATTTATACAACGATGGCTCAGGCCTCATGATCAAAACATAAAGATGCTCGATATCGGATGTGGTACAATGAACATCTCAAATCAAATAACACAATCGATTAAAAAGTATAATCCACAAGTTCAAAATATAGAAATAACCGGCTGGGATGTATCTGAAACAGCAATAAACATTGCCAGAAAAAAAGAGTACAACGCGCAAGTGTGTGATATTACTTGTCCGATTGAATCCATTAAGGAAAGGTATGACGTAGTTTGTTTATTCGAAGTTCTTGAACATATCACAGATACAGATCAGGCGGTAAAGAATATCCATTCGCTTTTAAAAGACGATGGTGTTTTTTTATTGTCTGTCCCGAATTTGGCAGCTTGGTATAACCGGATTTTCTTGTTGTTCGGAATGCAGCCCCATTGTGCAGAACTTTCTTATGAAAGATCGCGGTTCGGGAACTGGTTCACGGGATGGATTTTTTCTGATTCTATCGATGTTGTCGCCGGACATTTGCGGGCATTCACCTGGCGGGGATTAAGAGATTTTCTTCGTTATCACGGCTTTTCAGTTTTAGGTGTTAAAGGAATTTCTAACCACCGGCTGGATATTCTTTCAAAAATTATTGCAACATGTTTTCCAAAAAGCTCTGGAAATATTTGTGTGATTGCAAAAAAAACTGATCGAAAATAA
- a CDS encoding NAD-dependent epimerase/dehydratase family protein has translation MAVLVTGGAGFIGSHVAEHLARQGQDVIVLDDLSGGFMENIPAGVLFVKGSVLDTQLLASLFKNHDIKYIYHLAAYAAEGLSHFIRRFNYHNNLIGSVNLINEAVNHNVKCFVFTSSIAVYGAGQLPMTEEMVPMPEDPYGISKYAVEQDLCAAHEMFGLNYIIFRPHNVYGERQNMADLYRNVLGIFMRQIREGKPLTVFGDGTQTRAFSYIDDVAPDIANAVNIPAAYNKVFNVGASSQYTINELAAIIGKVYGVMPEIQYLDARNEVQDAYSDHSKAACIFGKKQDIALEDGIRRMVQWAGNVTIPEPTKFSNIEIRKNMPPVWLEMINS, from the coding sequence ATGGCGGTTTTGGTAACGGGCGGTGCAGGGTTTATCGGATCTCATGTGGCAGAACATCTTGCCCGACAGGGGCAGGATGTAATTGTGCTGGATGATTTGAGCGGCGGATTTATGGAAAATATTCCAGCAGGGGTGCTGTTTGTAAAAGGTTCCGTCTTGGATACACAGTTGCTTGCATCACTATTTAAAAATCATGATATAAAATATATATATCATCTCGCTGCTTATGCTGCAGAAGGACTCAGCCACTTCATCCGCCGGTTTAATTATCACAATAACCTCATTGGGTCTGTTAATTTAATTAATGAAGCGGTGAATCATAATGTAAAATGTTTTGTATTCACTTCATCGATTGCAGTCTACGGCGCGGGGCAGCTGCCAATGACCGAAGAGATGGTTCCAATGCCGGAAGATCCGTATGGAATTTCGAAATATGCAGTGGAGCAGGATCTTTGTGCGGCACATGAGATGTTCGGTCTTAATTATATCATTTTTCGGCCGCATAATGTTTACGGAGAACGGCAGAATATGGCGGATTTGTATCGCAATGTGCTTGGAATTTTTATGCGTCAAATTCGGGAAGGAAAGCCGTTGACTGTTTTCGGGGACGGGACGCAAACCCGGGCATTTTCGTATATTGATGATGTTGCTCCGGATATTGCGAATGCTGTGAATATTCCGGCAGCATATAATAAGGTTTTTAATGTCGGAGCTTCGTCTCAATATACTATCAATGAACTCGCGGCTATTATTGGAAAAGTTTACGGAGTGATGCCGGAGATTCAATATCTTGATGCCCGCAATGAAGTACAGGATGCATATTCTGATCATAGCAAGGCAGCGTGTATTTTCGGTAAGAAGCAGGATATCGCACTGGAAGACGGTATTCGGAGAATGGTGCAGTGGGCTGGGAATGTAACGATTCCTGAACCGACAAAGTTTAGTAATATTGAGATTCGAAAAAATATGCCGCCGGTCTGGCTGGAGATGATTAACTCTTAA
- a CDS encoding DUF167 family protein: MEWIRETEKGILLAVRAVPRASKNEISGIHGDALRIRLQAPPVEGKANQALIKFLSGVLKIPRAQILISGGETGRNKVVLITGMSKADAVEKLHFNGR, encoded by the coding sequence ATGGAATGGATCAGAGAAACAGAAAAAGGAATTCTGCTTGCGGTGCGCGCCGTACCGCGCGCATCGAAAAACGAGATTTCCGGCATCCATGGCGATGCACTTAGGATCCGCTTACAGGCACCTCCGGTTGAAGGCAAAGCCAATCAGGCTTTAATTAAATTTCTCAGCGGCGTACTGAAAATTCCGCGCGCACAAATTTTAATTTCCGGCGGCGAAACCGGGCGCAATAAAGTCGTCCTTATTACCGGAATGAGCAAAGCCGATGCTGTTGAAAAACTGCATTTTAACGGCCGGTGA